The following proteins come from a genomic window of Diorhabda carinulata isolate Delta chromosome X, icDioCari1.1, whole genome shotgun sequence:
- the LOC130901550 gene encoding uncharacterized protein LOC130901550 isoform X4 yields the protein MAREESRGKRPFKLWDGRRNVRKGLVVGSLEELILRGRDKLGLSIGEPVRLVLESDGTQVEDAEYFRTLPANTILLLLRPGERWLPAGVDVIRAAISAIPKIVCETIHALDLHDETPSWKIMDNKGRVTVVLHWDQRSGPSRASSEAPSPAPGKFSPSKRPSLSIQTVPGVKKETSINDVYVSAPAQPQPRYASPQITVINHDDVKPVHRLSKQGSSLESGTIHIHTPECAHHAHMPRAGSPQSNGTIECDFHCCALHEEGRKIAVHKSVATSPIQDTQQTSPQPPSRHVRFLDVEGGGRSGQSEHESSESETENTVMEDEAVTSEKFLLLIDQLSVDQKRHLTIKDIGIILERLSSKILDVERLDRESESEDCYNWTIKATIRGEVLRELGVIYNGNYYAISEHPGYKEENEGVIEEAEEEEEEEDRL from the exons ATGGCAAGAGAG GAATCGCGTGGAAAGAGGCCGTTCAAGCTATGGGACGGACGACGTAACGTGCGTAAGGGGTTGGTGGTCGGGAGCCTCGAGGAATTAATTCTTCGCGGAAGGGATAAATTAGGTTTGTCGATAGGTGAACCCGTCAGATTGGTACTAGAAAGTGACGGGACTCAAGTCGAAGACGCCGAATATTTCAGAACATTACCTGCCAATACCATCCTTCTGTTATTACGACCCGGAGAAAGATGGCTGCCTGCGGGAGTAGACGTCATCAGGGCAG CAATATCCGCCATCCCAAAGATAGTGTGCGAAACCATCCACGCGTTAGACCTGCACGATGAGACCCCCTCCTGGAAGATTATGGATAATAAGGGGCGGGTTACCGTCGTTCTGCATTGGGACCAGCGTTCGGGTCCTTCCCGAGCTTCGTCGGAAGCTCCGTCTCCGGCTCCCGGTAAGTTTTCACCTAGCAAACGACCCTCGTTGTCCATTCAAACGGTACCGGGAGTTAAAAAAGAGACCTCCATCAACGACGTGTACGTATCCGCTCCCGCCCAACCCCAACCGCGATACGCCAGCCCTCAGATCACTGTGATAAACCACGATGACGTCAAACCGGTTCACAGGTTATCGAAACAAGGTAGTTCCTTGGAGAGCGGTACCATTCATATACATACGCCGGAATGCGCCCATCACGCTCACATGCCGCGAGCCGGAAGTCCTCAAAGTAATGGTACTATCGAGTGCGATTTCCATTGCTGCGCGTTACACGAAGAAGGTCGTAAAATCGCGGTGCACAAGTCCGTGGCGACGTCTCCCATTCAAGATACGCAACAGACCTCCCCACAACCCCCGTCGAGACACGTGCGTTTTTTAGACGTTGAAGGTGGCGGTCGGAGCGGGCAGTCCGAACACGAGAGTTCCGAAAGCGAAACCGAGAACACCGTGATGGAGGACGAGGCCGTCACCTCTGAAAAATTCCTGCTGTTGATAGACCAATTGAGCGTCGATCAGAAACGACATTTGACTATCAAAGATATCGGAATCATCTTGGAAAGACTCAGTTCGAAGATATTGGACGTGGAAAGATTAGATAGAGAGAGCGAAAGCGAAGACTGTTACAATTGGACGATAAAAGCGACCATAAGAGGCGAAGTACTTAGAGAATTGGGAGTCATTTATAACGGTAACTATTACGCCATTTCGGAACATCCAGGGTACAAGGAAGAGAACGAAGGCGTTATAGAAGAAGCTGAAGAGGAGGAAGAGGAGGAGGATCGGCTGTGA
- the LOC130901551 gene encoding uncharacterized protein LOC130901551, whose protein sequence is MAAEEIKSTIDVRKLISVFENRVTETETHFRPRTRSLGHLLPKDTVVPVREFKTLKEIERVLEIMENDLGNYEIYNKAKHVAFQENLFNTLTSIINIDTDDPVKADNLIKRTKMLVTILNNKLPSNNTITLSSDRPDGLQKSNIYLKSNQIVKNAPTMTEIESNKENGEVNISVKKLKEKFQSFEKKENTTEPNIKTKITYSKSFSHGIEKNIKVSTSVANSKTLSPKGPQFPADEDYNEPEPVEIIKVQVNKLRNLFEKKSQEGSSGISLVLKENRPPITRFNYKSNQDVEPEIIDYNSNKITRTESNRLLNLIEKNNENVGKHFEHELNISEKNEDGDIIQIENKQNIPELGSMSNLEPIEDEDSTSDVSSTSQESLKTVESIKLVDDENDQEYTSIKSDPSFETEEETFTSIYSNQLPQNSN, encoded by the coding sequence ATGGCTGCAGAAGAAATTAAATCGACAATAGATGTCCGGAAATTGATATCAGTATTTGAAAATAGGGTAACGGAAACTGAGACACATTTCCGTCCTCGAACTAGATCTTTAGGtcatttattaccaaaagatacCGTGGTACCAGTGAGAGAATTCAAAACTTTGAAAGAAATTGAAAGAGTTttagaaataatggaaaatgacCTAGGTAATTACGAAATTTACAACAAAGCGAAGCACGTGGcgtttcaagaaaatttatttaacactTTAACGAGTATCATTAACATCGATACAGATGATCCAGTTAAAGctgataatttaataaaaagaactAAGATGCTGGTTacgattttaaataataaattaccgTCAAATAATACTATAACTTTGAGTAGTGACCGCCCGGATGGTCTgcagaaatcaaatatttatttaaaatcgaatcaaattgtaaaaaatgcACCAACAATGACCGAAATAGAATCAAACAAAGAAAACGGAGAAGTTAACATATCtgtcaaaaaattgaaagagaAGTTCCAATCGTtcgaaaaaaaagaaaataccacagaaccaaatataaaaacaaaaatcacgTACAGCAAAAGCTTTTCTCACggaatcgaaaaaaatataaaagtttcaaCGAGTGTTGCCAATAGTAAGACACTAAGTCCGAAAGGTCCCCAATTTCCAGCCGACGAAGATTATAACGAACCCGAACctgttgaaataattaaagtGCAAGTGAATAAATTAcgtaatttattcgaaaaaaaatcacaagaagGGTCATCCGGCATTTCTCTCGTACTAAAAGAAAACAGACCGCCAATCACCAGATTTAACTATAAATCAAACCAAGACGTGGAACCTGAGATCATAGACTATAACTCAAATAAAATAACCCGAACAGAGTCTAATAGATTATTAaatctaatagaaaaaaataacgaGAATGTTGGTAAACATTTCGAACACGAATTGAATATAAGCGAAAAAAACGAAGACGGTGATattatacaaatagaaaataaacaaaatataccaGAATTAGGAAGCATGTCGAATTTAGAACCCATCGAGGATGAAGATAGTACCAGCGACGTTTCTAGTACCAGCCAGGAAAGTTTAAAAACAGTGGAAAGTATAAAATTAGTTGATGATGAAAACGATCAAGAATATACGTCAATTAAATCAGATCCAAGCTTCgaaacagaagaagaaacttTTACTTCCATATATTCCAATCAGCTTCCACAAAATTCAAACTGA
- the LOC130900986 gene encoding probable 28S rRNA (cytosine-C(5))-methyltransferase, with protein MGRKARFNKEGDVIKKGPGRKAKKQKEPIFLDKNDINDKKLSHRQKIRAKKRQKKIKDKQKVKEETKIDKNGTRESSEESDVLKPSTSGFSDENSLWLKPKKKRKLSVDENEDVSESSTEDDIEEDGKDKIKVQKLSSLSDDDSDDFSANSEDDEDLLPIEKQSKKLRKQQAEDDKLAEEEMQMNISNQEKFIFPSKDTEDGIKSLQDVQQRIREIIAVLSDFKTLRDGKHSRSEYMDILKNDLCTYYSYNDFLMEKLMQVFSLSELLEYLEASEVQRPLTIRTNTLKTRRRDLAQALISRGVNLDPIGKWSKVGIVVYSSQVPMGATPEYLAGHYILQGASSMLPVMALAPEENERILDMSSAPGGKASHIAALMKNTGVLFANDINKDRIKAVVGNFHRMGVVNSVITCLDGRQYPHYIKGFDRVLLDAPCTGTGVVAKDQSVKTSKDEIDIQRCYNLQRQLLLSAIDCVSAKSPTGGCIVYSTCSILPEENEWVIDFALKKRNVKLVETGLDFGTDGFVNYRHHRFHPTMKLTKRFYPHTHNMDGFFVAKLKKFSDVIPRSETTKDIEETEQNDDKLEEEKQGDDQIEDKEPPKKKKRKISKTK; from the exons atgggTAGGAAAGCGAGATTTAATAAAGAAGGTGATGTTATTAAAAAGGGACCAGGTAGAAAAGCCAAGAAACAAAAAGAACCGATATTTTTAG ataaaaacGATATTAACGATAAGAAGTTGAGTCACCGTCAAAAGATACGAGCAAAAAAGAGACAAAAAAAGATCAAAGACaaacaaaaagtgaaagaagagacgaaaattgataaaaacggAACTCGAGAGTCATCTGAAGAATCCGATGTATTAAAACCGAGTACATCAGGGTTTTCAGATGAAAATAGTCTTTGGTTAAAGcctaaaaagaaaagaaaactctcAGTTGATGAAAATGAA GATGTAAGTGAAAGTTCCACAGAAGATGATATCGAAGAAGATGGTAAAGACAAAattaaagttcaaaaattaaGTTCACTTTCTGATGACGATTCAGACGATTTTTCCGCTAACTCCGAAGATGACGAAGATTTACTCCCAATCGAAAAACAGAgcaaaaaattaagaaaacaacAAGCCGAAGATGATAAATTAGCAGAGGAAGAAATGCAAATGAATATCTCTAAccaagaaaaattcattttcccTTCGAAAGATACTGAAGATGGAATAAAAAGTTTACAAGACGTCCAACAGAGGATTAGAGAAATTATCGCTGTTCTTAGCGATTTTAAAACCTTGAGGGATGGAAAACACTCAAGATCTGAATACATGGATATCCTCAAGAATGATTTATGCACTTATTACAGCTATAATGactttttaatggaaaaactgatgcaagttttttctttatctgaACTTTTGGAATATTTGGAAGCCAGTGAAGTACAGAGACCTCTAACTATAAGAACTAACACCCTCAAAACTAGGAGAAGAGATTTAGCTCAAGCTTTAATCAGTCGAGGGGTAAATTTAGATCCGATTGGAAAATGGAGTAAAGTTGGTATAGTAGTTTATTCATCCCAAGTTCCCATGGGGGCCACACCGGAATATTTAGCAGGACACTATATACTTCAAGGAGCTTCCAGTATGTTGCCGGTTATGGCATTGGCTCCtgaagaaaatgaaagaatTCTGGATATGTCTTCAGCTCCTGGGGGTAAAGCTTCACATATAGCGGCGCTGATGAAGAATACAGGGGTTTTATTTGCTAATGATATCAATAAAGACAGGATAAAAGCAGTAGTAGGTAATTTTCATCGAATGGGGGTTGTTAATTCAGTAATAACTTGTTTAGATGGTAGACAATATCCACATTACATTAAGGGATTCGATAGGGTACTTTTGGATGCTCCTTGTACAG gtACGGGAGTAGTAGCAAAAGATCAAAGTGTAAAAACTAGTAAAGACGAAATTGACATCCAAAGATGTTACAATCTTCAAAGACAATTACTACTCTCCGCCATAGATTGCGTCAGCGCCAAATCTCCCACTGGCGGTTGCATAGTCTATTCGACTTGTTCGATATTACCAGAAGAAAACGAATGGGTGATCGATTTCGCGTTAAAAAAACGTAATGTCAAACTAGTAGAAACCGGTTTAGATTTCGGAACTGACGGTTTCGTTAACTACAGACACCATAGATTTCATCCCACTATGAAATTAACCAAAAGATTCTATCCTCATACACATAATATGGATGGATTCTTCGTGGCTAAACTTAAGAAGTTTTCCGATGTTATACCGAGATCGGAAACGACGAAAGATATAGAAGAAACAGAACAAAATGATGATAAATTGGAAGAAGAGAAACAAGGTGATGATCAAATAGAAGATAAAGAACCaccgaaaaagaaaaagagaaaaatatctaaaactaAATag
- the LOC130902196 gene encoding uncharacterized protein LOC130902196: MALPVSIICLRSLKNLIRPPNRTQQKKLSAVITFSIQTRFLSSVELTKNLSIISNEKINSKITDLKIEQPQDKPLLIMLSWLMAKKRYIYKYADIYLNQGFDVLNININPWQLMWPTNGSQVVAKDILKFLEANPSYDRLVVHGFSVGAYVWSEALVHMSTERQRYQGIIDRIAGQIWDSSADVTELSIGVPVAVFPNNKVLQNTFRQYILYHLKKFNKSATVHYVRASQMYHTNIVHAPAQIFISKTDPIGTEESNRRAKDNWENMGIRVNWKCWDKSPHVGHFRAHPEEYKAELEKFLASLNISRLSKEQNEIKATAKLG, translated from the exons atggCATTACCAGTATCTATAATTTGCCTAAGGAGTCTTAAGAATTTAATTAGGCCACCAAATAGAACACAGCAAAAGAAATTG AGCGCAGTTATAACATTCTCGATCCAAACGAGATTCTTATCATCTGTAGAACTAACCAAAAACCTGTCAATAATAAGCAACGAAAAAATAAACTCCAAAATCACCGATCTCAAAATCGAACAACCCCAAGACAAACCTTTACTTATTATGTTATCCTGGTTAATGGCTAAAAAAAGATACATTTACAAATATGCGGATATATATTTAAACCAGGGTTTCGACGTATTGAATATCAACATAAACCCTTGGCAACTTATGTGGCCCACCAACGGATCACAAGTAGTAGCCAAAGACATCCTCAAATTTCTCGAAGCAAATCCTAGTTACGATCGTCTCGTAGTACACGGATTCTCGGTGGGCGCCTACGTTTGGAGCGAAGCTCTAGTGCACATGTCAACAGAACGACAACGTTATCAAGGAATTATCGATAGAATCGCCGGGCAAATTTGGGACAGCTCCGCCGATGTCACGGAGTTGTCGATAGGAGTACCGGTCGCCGTTTTTCCCAATAATAAAGTCTTACAAAACACTTTCAGACAATATATATT gtatcatttgaaaaaattcaataaatccgCTACTGTTCATTACGTAAGAGCGAGTCAAATGTATCACACAAATATTGTACATGCTCCTGCACAGATATTCATCAGTAAAACCGACCCCATTGGTACTGAAGAATCGAATAGACGAGCTAAGGATAATTGGGAAAATATGGGAATTCGG gttAATTGGAAATGTTGGGATAAATCACCGCATGTGGGTCATTTTAGAGCACACCCTGAGGAATATAAAGCTGAATTAGAGAAATTCTTAGcatcattaaatatttctcGATTATCCAAAGAACAAAACGAAATTAAAGCAACTGCTAAACTTGGATGA
- the LOC130901550 gene encoding uncharacterized protein LOC130901550 isoform X2, which produces MGVLQENLMSKESRGKRPFKLWDGRRNVRKGLVVGSLEELILRGRDKLGLSIGEPVRLVLESDGTQVEDAEYFRTLPANTILLLLRPGERWLPAGVDVIRAAISAIPKIVCETIHALDLHDETPSWKIMDNKGRVTVVLHWDQRSGPSRASSEAPSPAPGKFSPSKRPSLSIQTVPGVKKETSINDVYVSAPAQPQPRYASPQITVINHDDVKPVHRLSKQGSSLESGTIHIHTPECAHHAHMPRAGSPQSNGTIECDFHCCALHEEGRKIAVHKSVATSPIQDTQQTSPQPPSRHVRFLDVEGGGRSGQSEHESSESETENTVMEDEAVTSEKFLLLIDQLSVDQKRHLTIKDIGIILERLSSKILDVERLDRESESEDCYNWTIKATIRGEVLRELGVIYNGNYYAISEHPGYKEENEGVIEEAEEEEEEEDRL; this is translated from the exons ATGGGTGTGTTGCAGGAGAATTTAATGTCCAAG GAATCGCGTGGAAAGAGGCCGTTCAAGCTATGGGACGGACGACGTAACGTGCGTAAGGGGTTGGTGGTCGGGAGCCTCGAGGAATTAATTCTTCGCGGAAGGGATAAATTAGGTTTGTCGATAGGTGAACCCGTCAGATTGGTACTAGAAAGTGACGGGACTCAAGTCGAAGACGCCGAATATTTCAGAACATTACCTGCCAATACCATCCTTCTGTTATTACGACCCGGAGAAAGATGGCTGCCTGCGGGAGTAGACGTCATCAGGGCAG CAATATCCGCCATCCCAAAGATAGTGTGCGAAACCATCCACGCGTTAGACCTGCACGATGAGACCCCCTCCTGGAAGATTATGGATAATAAGGGGCGGGTTACCGTCGTTCTGCATTGGGACCAGCGTTCGGGTCCTTCCCGAGCTTCGTCGGAAGCTCCGTCTCCGGCTCCCGGTAAGTTTTCACCTAGCAAACGACCCTCGTTGTCCATTCAAACGGTACCGGGAGTTAAAAAAGAGACCTCCATCAACGACGTGTACGTATCCGCTCCCGCCCAACCCCAACCGCGATACGCCAGCCCTCAGATCACTGTGATAAACCACGATGACGTCAAACCGGTTCACAGGTTATCGAAACAAGGTAGTTCCTTGGAGAGCGGTACCATTCATATACATACGCCGGAATGCGCCCATCACGCTCACATGCCGCGAGCCGGAAGTCCTCAAAGTAATGGTACTATCGAGTGCGATTTCCATTGCTGCGCGTTACACGAAGAAGGTCGTAAAATCGCGGTGCACAAGTCCGTGGCGACGTCTCCCATTCAAGATACGCAACAGACCTCCCCACAACCCCCGTCGAGACACGTGCGTTTTTTAGACGTTGAAGGTGGCGGTCGGAGCGGGCAGTCCGAACACGAGAGTTCCGAAAGCGAAACCGAGAACACCGTGATGGAGGACGAGGCCGTCACCTCTGAAAAATTCCTGCTGTTGATAGACCAATTGAGCGTCGATCAGAAACGACATTTGACTATCAAAGATATCGGAATCATCTTGGAAAGACTCAGTTCGAAGATATTGGACGTGGAAAGATTAGATAGAGAGAGCGAAAGCGAAGACTGTTACAATTGGACGATAAAAGCGACCATAAGAGGCGAAGTACTTAGAGAATTGGGAGTCATTTATAACGGTAACTATTACGCCATTTCGGAACATCCAGGGTACAAGGAAGAGAACGAAGGCGTTATAGAAGAAGCTGAAGAGGAGGAAGAGGAGGAGGATCGGCTGTGA
- the LOC130901550 gene encoding uncharacterized protein LOC130901550 isoform X1, with amino-acid sequence MGVLQENLMSKESRGKRPFKLWDGRRNVRKGLVVGSLEELILRGRDKLGLSIGEPVRLVLESDGTQVEDAEYFRTLPANTILLLLRPGERWLPAGVDVIRAVAISAIPKIVCETIHALDLHDETPSWKIMDNKGRVTVVLHWDQRSGPSRASSEAPSPAPGKFSPSKRPSLSIQTVPGVKKETSINDVYVSAPAQPQPRYASPQITVINHDDVKPVHRLSKQGSSLESGTIHIHTPECAHHAHMPRAGSPQSNGTIECDFHCCALHEEGRKIAVHKSVATSPIQDTQQTSPQPPSRHVRFLDVEGGGRSGQSEHESSESETENTVMEDEAVTSEKFLLLIDQLSVDQKRHLTIKDIGIILERLSSKILDVERLDRESESEDCYNWTIKATIRGEVLRELGVIYNGNYYAISEHPGYKEENEGVIEEAEEEEEEEDRL; translated from the exons ATGGGTGTGTTGCAGGAGAATTTAATGTCCAAG GAATCGCGTGGAAAGAGGCCGTTCAAGCTATGGGACGGACGACGTAACGTGCGTAAGGGGTTGGTGGTCGGGAGCCTCGAGGAATTAATTCTTCGCGGAAGGGATAAATTAGGTTTGTCGATAGGTGAACCCGTCAGATTGGTACTAGAAAGTGACGGGACTCAAGTCGAAGACGCCGAATATTTCAGAACATTACCTGCCAATACCATCCTTCTGTTATTACGACCCGGAGAAAGATGGCTGCCTGCGGGAGTAGACGTCATCAGGGCAG TAGCAATATCCGCCATCCCAAAGATAGTGTGCGAAACCATCCACGCGTTAGACCTGCACGATGAGACCCCCTCCTGGAAGATTATGGATAATAAGGGGCGGGTTACCGTCGTTCTGCATTGGGACCAGCGTTCGGGTCCTTCCCGAGCTTCGTCGGAAGCTCCGTCTCCGGCTCCCGGTAAGTTTTCACCTAGCAAACGACCCTCGTTGTCCATTCAAACGGTACCGGGAGTTAAAAAAGAGACCTCCATCAACGACGTGTACGTATCCGCTCCCGCCCAACCCCAACCGCGATACGCCAGCCCTCAGATCACTGTGATAAACCACGATGACGTCAAACCGGTTCACAGGTTATCGAAACAAGGTAGTTCCTTGGAGAGCGGTACCATTCATATACATACGCCGGAATGCGCCCATCACGCTCACATGCCGCGAGCCGGAAGTCCTCAAAGTAATGGTACTATCGAGTGCGATTTCCATTGCTGCGCGTTACACGAAGAAGGTCGTAAAATCGCGGTGCACAAGTCCGTGGCGACGTCTCCCATTCAAGATACGCAACAGACCTCCCCACAACCCCCGTCGAGACACGTGCGTTTTTTAGACGTTGAAGGTGGCGGTCGGAGCGGGCAGTCCGAACACGAGAGTTCCGAAAGCGAAACCGAGAACACCGTGATGGAGGACGAGGCCGTCACCTCTGAAAAATTCCTGCTGTTGATAGACCAATTGAGCGTCGATCAGAAACGACATTTGACTATCAAAGATATCGGAATCATCTTGGAAAGACTCAGTTCGAAGATATTGGACGTGGAAAGATTAGATAGAGAGAGCGAAAGCGAAGACTGTTACAATTGGACGATAAAAGCGACCATAAGAGGCGAAGTACTTAGAGAATTGGGAGTCATTTATAACGGTAACTATTACGCCATTTCGGAACATCCAGGGTACAAGGAAGAGAACGAAGGCGTTATAGAAGAAGCTGAAGAGGAGGAAGAGGAGGAGGATCGGCTGTGA
- the LOC130901550 gene encoding uncharacterized protein LOC130901550 isoform X3: MAREESRGKRPFKLWDGRRNVRKGLVVGSLEELILRGRDKLGLSIGEPVRLVLESDGTQVEDAEYFRTLPANTILLLLRPGERWLPAGVDVIRAVAISAIPKIVCETIHALDLHDETPSWKIMDNKGRVTVVLHWDQRSGPSRASSEAPSPAPGKFSPSKRPSLSIQTVPGVKKETSINDVYVSAPAQPQPRYASPQITVINHDDVKPVHRLSKQGSSLESGTIHIHTPECAHHAHMPRAGSPQSNGTIECDFHCCALHEEGRKIAVHKSVATSPIQDTQQTSPQPPSRHVRFLDVEGGGRSGQSEHESSESETENTVMEDEAVTSEKFLLLIDQLSVDQKRHLTIKDIGIILERLSSKILDVERLDRESESEDCYNWTIKATIRGEVLRELGVIYNGNYYAISEHPGYKEENEGVIEEAEEEEEEEDRL, encoded by the exons ATGGCAAGAGAG GAATCGCGTGGAAAGAGGCCGTTCAAGCTATGGGACGGACGACGTAACGTGCGTAAGGGGTTGGTGGTCGGGAGCCTCGAGGAATTAATTCTTCGCGGAAGGGATAAATTAGGTTTGTCGATAGGTGAACCCGTCAGATTGGTACTAGAAAGTGACGGGACTCAAGTCGAAGACGCCGAATATTTCAGAACATTACCTGCCAATACCATCCTTCTGTTATTACGACCCGGAGAAAGATGGCTGCCTGCGGGAGTAGACGTCATCAGGGCAG TAGCAATATCCGCCATCCCAAAGATAGTGTGCGAAACCATCCACGCGTTAGACCTGCACGATGAGACCCCCTCCTGGAAGATTATGGATAATAAGGGGCGGGTTACCGTCGTTCTGCATTGGGACCAGCGTTCGGGTCCTTCCCGAGCTTCGTCGGAAGCTCCGTCTCCGGCTCCCGGTAAGTTTTCACCTAGCAAACGACCCTCGTTGTCCATTCAAACGGTACCGGGAGTTAAAAAAGAGACCTCCATCAACGACGTGTACGTATCCGCTCCCGCCCAACCCCAACCGCGATACGCCAGCCCTCAGATCACTGTGATAAACCACGATGACGTCAAACCGGTTCACAGGTTATCGAAACAAGGTAGTTCCTTGGAGAGCGGTACCATTCATATACATACGCCGGAATGCGCCCATCACGCTCACATGCCGCGAGCCGGAAGTCCTCAAAGTAATGGTACTATCGAGTGCGATTTCCATTGCTGCGCGTTACACGAAGAAGGTCGTAAAATCGCGGTGCACAAGTCCGTGGCGACGTCTCCCATTCAAGATACGCAACAGACCTCCCCACAACCCCCGTCGAGACACGTGCGTTTTTTAGACGTTGAAGGTGGCGGTCGGAGCGGGCAGTCCGAACACGAGAGTTCCGAAAGCGAAACCGAGAACACCGTGATGGAGGACGAGGCCGTCACCTCTGAAAAATTCCTGCTGTTGATAGACCAATTGAGCGTCGATCAGAAACGACATTTGACTATCAAAGATATCGGAATCATCTTGGAAAGACTCAGTTCGAAGATATTGGACGTGGAAAGATTAGATAGAGAGAGCGAAAGCGAAGACTGTTACAATTGGACGATAAAAGCGACCATAAGAGGCGAAGTACTTAGAGAATTGGGAGTCATTTATAACGGTAACTATTACGCCATTTCGGAACATCCAGGGTACAAGGAAGAGAACGAAGGCGTTATAGAAGAAGCTGAAGAGGAGGAAGAGGAGGAGGATCGGCTGTGA